Proteins encoded by one window of Mycolicibacterium sp. ND9-15:
- a CDS encoding MFS transporter translates to MTSERYCSTGRNQGTEPKLPREVWLLVGANVVVALGYGVVAPVLPQYARHFGVSISAATFVITAFAFMRLIAAPPAGLLVQRLGERRVYISGLIIVALSTAACAFAQTYWQLLLFRSLGGLGSAMFTVSSLGLMIRISPENARGRVAGLFSTGFLVGSVGGPVLGSLTAGLGLAAPFVIYGAALLVAAGVVFVSLRGSTVVAAEESSDVTVSVRHVLRHRAYRAALFSNFSTGWAAFGLRIALVPLFVVEGLGHGAGAAGLALATFAVGNVSVVIPSGYLSDRIGRRTLLIIGLTVSAVSTILVGFTSSLPIFLVAAYVTGAATGIFVAPQQAAVADIVGNEVRGGTAVATFQMMADLGSIIGSLVVGQIAEQASFGWAFVVSGGILMVAALGWVFAPETRGRPAAHTPARALGPEAGGEVP, encoded by the coding sequence GTGACCTCTGAGAGATACTGCTCGACCGGGCGCAATCAGGGGACCGAGCCGAAGCTGCCGCGAGAGGTCTGGCTGCTGGTCGGTGCGAACGTGGTGGTCGCGCTGGGCTACGGCGTGGTGGCGCCGGTGCTGCCGCAGTACGCCCGCCACTTCGGGGTGAGCATCAGCGCCGCGACGTTCGTCATCACCGCGTTCGCGTTCATGCGGCTGATCGCCGCGCCGCCCGCCGGGCTGCTGGTGCAGCGACTGGGGGAGCGCCGGGTGTACATCAGCGGCCTGATCATCGTCGCGTTGTCCACGGCGGCGTGTGCGTTCGCGCAGACATACTGGCAACTGCTCTTGTTCCGCTCGCTCGGCGGCCTCGGTTCGGCGATGTTCACGGTGTCCTCGCTGGGCCTGATGATCCGGATCTCGCCCGAGAACGCGCGCGGCCGCGTCGCCGGCCTGTTCTCGACCGGGTTCCTGGTCGGTTCGGTCGGCGGGCCCGTTCTTGGCAGCCTCACAGCGGGCCTCGGGCTGGCGGCGCCGTTCGTGATCTACGGAGCGGCGCTGCTCGTGGCGGCGGGTGTGGTGTTCGTCAGTTTGCGGGGCAGCACGGTTGTGGCAGCCGAGGAATCGTCGGACGTGACGGTGTCCGTGCGCCACGTGCTGCGCCACCGCGCCTACCGCGCAGCGCTGTTCTCCAACTTCAGCACGGGCTGGGCGGCGTTCGGGCTGCGCATCGCGCTGGTACCGCTGTTCGTGGTCGAGGGACTCGGCCACGGCGCGGGTGCCGCGGGACTGGCGTTGGCGACGTTCGCGGTCGGCAACGTCTCGGTGGTCATCCCCAGCGGTTACCTGTCCGACCGGATCGGCCGGCGCACGTTGCTGATCATCGGGCTGACCGTGTCCGCGGTGTCGACGATCCTGGTCGGCTTCACGTCGTCGCTGCCGATCTTCCTGGTCGCGGCGTACGTCACGGGCGCGGCGACAGGCATCTTCGTCGCCCCGCAGCAGGCCGCGGTGGCCGACATCGTCGGCAACGAGGTGCGCGGCGGAACCGCGGTCGCGACTTTCCAGATGATGGCCGACCTGGGCTCGATCATCGGATCGCTGGTAGTGGGTCAGATCGCCGAGCAGGCGTCGTTCGGCTGGGCGTTCGTGGTCAGCGGGGGCATCCTGATGGTGGCGGCGCTCGGATGGGTCTTCGCGCCCGAGACTCGAGGACGGCCGGCCGCACACACGCCGGCCCGCGCGCTGGGACCCGAAGCCGGTGGAGAAGTGCCGTAA
- the pgm gene encoding phosphoglucomutase (alpha-D-glucose-1,6-bisphosphate-dependent), giving the protein MVANPRAGQPAQPEDLIDVAQVVTAYYTREPDPGNVDQQVVFGTSGHRGSSLDAAFNEAHIVATTQAIVEYRAAQGTTGPLFIGRDTHALSEPAWASALEVLAANDVVAMIDSADRYTPTPAVSHAILTFNRGREGGLADGIVVTPSHNPPRDGGFKYNPPNGGPADTDATGAIAKRANELLQAGLKGVKRVPLDRALRTAQRHDYLDAYIADLPDVVDLHAISAEGIRIGADPLGGASVDYWGAIAERHNLDLTVVNPLVDATWRFMTLDTDGQIRMDCSSPNAMAGLLRAMSANPGAYQIATGNDADSDRHGIVTPDGGLLNPNHYLAVAIEYLYSNRPSWSASTAVGKTAVSSSIIDRVVAGLGRKLVEVPVGFKWFVDGLLSGTTGFGGEESAGASFLRRDGSVWTTDKDGIILALLASEILAVTGETPPQRYAVLAEKYGAPTYARIDAPADREQKARLAKLSAEQVSATELAGEPITAKLTTAPGNGAPLGGLKVTTENAWFAARPSGTEDVYKIYAESFKGAEHLAEVQEAAREVVNRVIA; this is encoded by the coding sequence ATGGTGGCCAACCCCCGAGCCGGTCAGCCGGCGCAACCCGAGGACCTCATCGACGTCGCTCAGGTCGTGACGGCGTACTACACCCGGGAACCCGATCCCGGCAACGTCGATCAGCAGGTGGTGTTCGGCACGTCTGGGCACCGCGGGTCCAGCCTCGACGCGGCGTTCAACGAGGCCCATATCGTGGCCACCACGCAGGCCATCGTCGAGTACCGCGCCGCGCAGGGCACCACCGGGCCGCTGTTCATCGGGCGAGACACCCATGCGCTGTCGGAACCGGCGTGGGCGTCCGCGTTGGAGGTGCTGGCCGCCAATGACGTTGTGGCGATGATCGATTCGGCAGACCGATACACGCCGACCCCGGCGGTCAGCCACGCGATCCTGACCTTCAACCGGGGCCGCGAGGGCGGTCTGGCCGACGGGATCGTCGTCACGCCGTCGCACAACCCGCCACGCGACGGCGGGTTCAAGTACAACCCACCCAACGGCGGGCCCGCCGACACCGATGCCACCGGCGCGATCGCCAAGCGGGCCAACGAGTTGCTGCAGGCCGGGCTCAAGGGAGTGAAGCGGGTGCCGCTGGACCGCGCGCTTCGGACCGCGCAACGCCACGACTACCTCGACGCCTACATAGCCGACCTGCCCGATGTCGTGGACCTCCATGCGATCAGCGCCGAGGGCATCCGCATCGGCGCGGACCCGCTCGGGGGCGCGAGCGTCGACTACTGGGGCGCGATCGCCGAACGGCACAACCTCGATCTCACGGTGGTCAACCCGCTTGTCGATGCGACGTGGCGGTTCATGACGCTCGACACCGACGGCCAGATCCGGATGGACTGCAGTTCGCCGAACGCAATGGCCGGGCTTCTTCGGGCGATGAGCGCCAACCCCGGCGCCTACCAGATCGCCACCGGCAACGACGCGGACTCCGACCGGCACGGCATCGTCACCCCCGACGGCGGTTTGCTCAATCCCAACCACTACCTCGCGGTCGCCATCGAGTACCTCTACTCGAATAGGCCGTCGTGGTCGGCGTCGACCGCGGTCGGCAAGACGGCGGTCAGCTCGTCGATCATCGACCGGGTGGTCGCCGGGCTGGGGCGCAAACTCGTCGAGGTGCCGGTCGGTTTCAAGTGGTTTGTCGACGGATTACTCAGCGGAACAACGGGTTTCGGTGGTGAGGAGAGCGCGGGCGCGTCGTTCCTGCGGCGTGACGGGTCGGTGTGGACCACGGACAAGGACGGCATCATCCTGGCGCTGCTGGCCTCGGAGATCCTGGCCGTGACGGGTGAGACGCCGCCGCAGCGCTACGCCGTACTGGCCGAGAAGTACGGTGCGCCAACGTATGCGCGTATCGACGCGCCCGCCGATCGGGAGCAGAAGGCGCGACTGGCCAAGCTGTCGGCCGAGCAGGTCTCGGCGACCGAACTGGCCGGCGAGCCGATCACCGCGAAGCTGACGACGGCACCGGGCAACGGTGCGCCGCTGGGCGGGCTGAAGGTGACGACGGAGAACGCATGGTTCGCGGCGCGGCCGTCGGGAACCGAGGATGTGTACAAGATCTACGCCGAATCGTTCAAGGGTGCCGAACACCTGGCAGAGGTGCAGGAAGCGGCGCGGGAGGTGGTCAATAGGGTCATTGCGTGA
- the crcB gene encoding fluoride efflux transporter CrcB has protein sequence MFGYDRRELAAVFAGGAIGTLARATLETLAAPDPGRWPWPTFVVNVIGAFLLGYFTTRLLERLPISSYRRPLLGTGLCGGLTTFSTMQVEIVRMLEYRHYGLAAGYLSASLFAGLVAVYTATALVRRVRVRG, from the coding sequence GTGTTTGGTTACGACCGACGGGAATTGGCGGCGGTGTTCGCCGGCGGAGCGATCGGCACGCTGGCGCGCGCGACGCTGGAGACCCTCGCCGCGCCGGACCCCGGCCGGTGGCCATGGCCGACGTTCGTGGTCAATGTGATCGGCGCGTTCCTGCTCGGCTACTTCACCACCCGACTGTTGGAGAGGCTGCCGATCTCGAGCTACCGTCGACCGCTGCTCGGCACAGGGCTGTGCGGCGGTTTGACCACCTTCTCGACCATGCAGGTCGAGATCGTCAGGATGCTTGAGTATCGACACTACGGACTCGCAGCCGGTTACCTGAGCGCCAGCCTTTTCGCCGGCCTGGTCGCCGTGTACACCGCCACCGCGCTGGTGCGGCGAGTGCGGGTGCGCGGATGA
- the crcB gene encoding fluoride efflux transporter CrcB, with protein sequence MSVAVWAGVVVFGGVGAVLRFVVDRAVSARVDGVFPYGTLAVNVSGALILGLLSGLALSPHLALLFGTALIGSYTTFSTWMLETQRVGEERQGLPAAANIVVSVALGISAAAFGIWCGVRL encoded by the coding sequence ATGAGCGTCGCGGTGTGGGCCGGTGTCGTCGTGTTCGGGGGCGTCGGAGCGGTGCTGCGGTTCGTCGTCGACCGCGCGGTGTCCGCGCGGGTGGACGGCGTGTTTCCCTACGGCACGTTGGCGGTCAATGTGAGCGGCGCTTTGATCCTGGGCCTGCTGTCCGGTCTTGCCTTGAGCCCACATCTCGCTCTGCTCTTCGGCACGGCGCTGATCGGGTCGTATACGACGTTCTCGACGTGGATGCTGGAAACCCAGCGCGTCGGCGAAGAGCGGCAGGGCCTGCCGGCCGCGGCGAATATCGTCGTCAGTGTGGCGCTGGGGATCTCGGCGGCGGCATTCGGAATCTGGTGCGGGGTGCGGCTGTGA
- a CDS encoding DUF190 domain-containing protein, with the protein MSAGYLKLTTYFGERERVGDRFLADGLLDLYADAGLATSVVLRGIGGFGPRHQVRTDRTLSMSEDPPIAVAAVDVTDRVAPLAEHVAAMTRRGLVTLERARLVGSANAPVVALPEATKLTVYIGRQDRIADRPAHRPICDKLYNLGFFGAAVLLGVDGTRHGQRKRARFFSRNVDVPEMIVAVGAAAQAQRAIEYLEQVLTAPLYTVEKVQICKRGGHFLTRPVGLPQHDSAGRPLWQKLMIYTSEATVYDGVPIHRALVRRLRESGAVSGCTALRGIWGFRGGQRPRGDRLVQLSRQVPVTTIVVDTPTRIAAAFDIVDEVTAEDGLVTSELVPALVSLDDGRVRGSLQLARYP; encoded by the coding sequence GTGAGCGCCGGCTACCTCAAGCTGACGACGTACTTCGGCGAGCGCGAGCGCGTCGGTGACCGCTTCCTTGCCGATGGCCTGCTGGATCTCTACGCCGACGCCGGCTTGGCGACGAGCGTCGTGCTGCGCGGCATCGGCGGGTTCGGTCCGCGCCACCAGGTGCGCACCGACCGGACGCTTAGCATGTCCGAGGATCCGCCGATCGCCGTCGCTGCGGTGGACGTCACCGATAGAGTCGCTCCGCTCGCCGAGCACGTGGCGGCGATGACACGACGCGGTTTGGTCACCCTCGAGCGAGCCCGGCTCGTCGGCAGTGCGAACGCACCCGTCGTGGCGCTACCCGAAGCCACCAAGCTGACCGTCTATATCGGCCGCCAGGACCGCATCGCCGACCGACCGGCACACCGGCCGATCTGCGACAAGCTCTACAACCTCGGATTCTTCGGTGCTGCAGTGCTTCTCGGCGTCGACGGCACCCGGCACGGGCAGCGCAAGCGAGCGCGATTTTTCAGTAGAAACGTCGATGTGCCCGAGATGATCGTCGCCGTGGGCGCCGCAGCACAGGCGCAACGCGCAATCGAATACCTCGAGCAGGTGTTGACCGCTCCGCTGTACACGGTGGAGAAGGTGCAGATCTGCAAGCGCGGCGGGCACTTTCTCACCCGCCCCGTTGGGCTTCCGCAGCACGACTCGGCCGGCCGTCCGCTGTGGCAGAAGTTGATGATCTATACGTCGGAAGCCACCGTGTACGACGGTGTGCCCATCCACCGCGCTCTTGTGCGTCGACTTCGCGAGTCGGGTGCAGTGAGCGGTTGCACTGCGCTGCGTGGCATCTGGGGTTTTCGCGGCGGGCAGCGGCCGCGCGGCGATCGGCTGGTACAACTGAGTCGGCAGGTGCCCGTCACCACGATCGTGGTGGACACCCCGACCAGGATCGCGGCCGCGTTCGACATCGTCGATGAGGTGACTGCCGAAGATGGACTGGTCACCAGCGAACTGGTGCCGGCGCTGGTCTCGCTCGACGATGGTCGAGTTCGCGGCAGCTTACAACTGGCTCGCTACCCGTAG
- a CDS encoding GNAT family N-acetyltransferase has product MTEIDDAPAPVLPRELTDVSEAVREVAAPPTPVVADPYFIRLADPDADAQMVSEWMNRPHLVEAWEYDWPPERWHRYLSAQLAGGYSRPLIGSFRGQPFAYIELYRAAKDSIAPRYDADPHDIGLHAAIAELRFVNRGIAPMMLPPLTANIFELDPQCRRIMFDPDHRNKAARNICEYAGCAFLGEHDMSNRRMALYALPRTQPDAEQTQGSEI; this is encoded by the coding sequence ATGACCGAGATCGACGACGCACCTGCTCCCGTACTCCCGCGGGAGTTGACGGACGTTTCCGAGGCGGTGCGCGAGGTCGCGGCGCCGCCGACGCCGGTCGTCGCCGATCCGTACTTCATCCGGCTCGCCGATCCCGACGCGGACGCACAGATGGTCTCGGAGTGGATGAACCGTCCGCATTTGGTCGAGGCGTGGGAGTACGACTGGCCACCAGAGCGCTGGCACCGGTACCTGAGCGCGCAGTTGGCCGGCGGGTACTCCAGGCCGTTGATCGGCAGCTTCCGTGGGCAGCCGTTCGCCTACATCGAGCTCTACCGCGCCGCGAAGGATTCGATCGCGCCGCGCTACGACGCCGACCCCCACGACATCGGGCTACACGCGGCGATCGCGGAGCTGCGGTTCGTCAACCGCGGTATCGCTCCGATGATGTTGCCGCCGTTGACCGCCAACATCTTCGAGCTAGATCCGCAGTGCCGGCGCATCATGTTCGACCCGGACCACCGAAACAAGGCCGCCCGCAATATCTGCGAGTACGCGGGCTGCGCGTTCCTCGGGGAGCACGACATGTCGAACCGGCGCATGGCGCTGTACGCACTCCCGCGTACCCAGCCCGATGCCGAGCAGACCCAAGGGTCCGAAATCTGA
- a CDS encoding proteasome protein: MTVVLAIRCADGLVVASDSQITDPGRGLSYPAQKLHSLGKRAAWGGSGSRAVLHDLERIFDKEPDAIVEADDVGHALQGRVLPVLEHHYKNFIADVPEGKSGATPATYVLAAGYADDKPFVIDIDPHGLIGHYEEIGFHAVGSGSAMAQQAHALLAHFRMDKRSLDYGVVAALRVLDALDATSPSVGGPMDICHITPEVAEHLDEDAVAKVRRSVHRWTDLEQKALDDLFA; this comes from the coding sequence ATGACCGTCGTTCTCGCTATCCGTTGCGCCGACGGATTGGTGGTGGCGTCCGATTCGCAGATCACCGACCCCGGGCGAGGCCTGAGCTATCCGGCCCAGAAGCTGCATTCACTGGGTAAGCGCGCCGCTTGGGGCGGCAGCGGATCACGCGCCGTGCTTCACGACCTCGAGCGGATCTTCGACAAGGAACCAGACGCGATCGTGGAGGCGGACGACGTCGGACATGCCCTTCAGGGTCGCGTCCTGCCGGTGCTCGAACACCACTACAAGAACTTCATCGCAGACGTGCCGGAGGGTAAGTCGGGCGCCACCCCCGCGACGTATGTGCTCGCCGCCGGGTATGCCGACGACAAACCGTTCGTCATCGACATCGATCCGCATGGGCTGATCGGCCACTACGAGGAGATCGGGTTCCACGCCGTGGGCAGCGGGTCGGCGATGGCTCAGCAGGCGCATGCGCTTCTCGCGCACTTCCGAATGGATAAACGCAGTCTCGACTACGGCGTGGTGGCCGCCCTGCGGGTGCTCGACGCGCTGGACGCGACGTCGCCCAGCGTCGGCGGGCCCATGGACATCTGCCATATCACGCCGGAGGTGGCCGAACACCTCGACGAGGACGCGGTCGCCAAGGTCCGTCGAAGCGTGCACCGCTGGACCGACCTCGAACAAAAGGCGCTCGACGATTTGTTCGCCTGA
- a CDS encoding TetR/AcrR family transcriptional regulator, which produces MARPPDLQRRRELLDALVADVAANGIGDRSLRDLAAAVGTSHRMLLHHFTSREELLLAVVGEVERRQMVLTRELPADPAEAIAAMWANLRRPELRPFERLFFECYARGVQGEQPFARMLPGAVEDWLSRAPIGTNPAMMRLGLAVARGLLLDLVATDDLDGVDAAVIAFAELVRADVSPRCCDARR; this is translated from the coding sequence ATGGCCCGACCCCCTGACCTACAGCGGCGGCGGGAGCTACTGGACGCGCTCGTCGCGGACGTCGCCGCCAACGGCATCGGCGACCGGTCGCTGCGCGATCTAGCTGCGGCGGTCGGCACCAGTCACCGCATGCTGCTGCACCATTTCACCTCGCGTGAGGAACTGCTTCTGGCGGTCGTCGGCGAGGTCGAGCGGCGTCAGATGGTGCTGACGCGGGAGTTGCCCGCGGATCCCGCCGAGGCCATCGCAGCGATGTGGGCGAACCTGCGGCGCCCGGAACTGCGTCCGTTCGAGCGGCTGTTCTTCGAGTGCTACGCGCGTGGTGTGCAGGGCGAGCAGCCATTTGCCCGGATGCTTCCGGGCGCGGTCGAGGACTGGCTGTCCCGGGCGCCGATCGGCACGAATCCCGCGATGATGCGTCTCGGCCTGGCCGTGGCGCGCGGCCTGCTGCTGGACCTCGTCGCGACCGACGACCTCGACGGCGTCGACGCCGCGGTCATCGCCTTCGCCGAACTGGTCCGCGCGGATGTCAGTCCTCGCTGCTGCGACGCTCGCCGATGA
- a CDS encoding SRPBCC family protein: MITESDVEIDAPAAVVWEVFSDVQRWPEWTASVTRLVALDGPELVAGNRFEIKQPRMPKLVWTVTEVSPGSLWTWAQRSPGGLTLARHEIIAESEARSRIHQRLEQSGPVGALVGLLMRSMTRRYLALEGEGLKARCEQLHRLDGPTP, translated from the coding sequence ATGATTACCGAGAGCGACGTCGAGATCGACGCACCCGCCGCCGTCGTCTGGGAGGTGTTCAGTGACGTCCAGCGCTGGCCGGAGTGGACGGCCTCGGTGACTCGACTCGTGGCACTCGATGGTCCAGAGCTGGTCGCGGGCAACCGATTCGAGATCAAACAACCCCGCATGCCGAAGTTGGTCTGGACGGTCACCGAGGTGTCGCCGGGCTCGTTGTGGACGTGGGCGCAGCGCTCGCCGGGCGGGCTGACGCTGGCCCGCCACGAGATCATCGCCGAATCCGAGGCGCGGAGCCGAATCCACCAGCGGCTCGAACAAAGTGGTCCGGTCGGGGCTCTCGTAGGGTTGCTGATGCGCTCGATGACCAGGCGCTATCTTGCACTCGAGGGCGAGGGTCTGAAGGCGCGTTGCGAGCAGCTGCATCGGCTCGATGGCCCGACCCCCTGA
- a CDS encoding TVP38/TMEM64 family protein, with the protein MTLSDRPTTRRRHILRLVLFAAFLLGLFYLVAVTGAVDVEHVRRTVAAAGPAAPLVYVVVSGLLGAVFVPGPILAATSGVLFGPVVGTFATLGATVTTAVVTSLLGRRAGRDSARALLGEDRAARLDDLIARRGLWAVVGQRFVPGISDALASYAFGAFGVPVWQMAVGAFIGSVPRAFVYTALGASISDLSSPLTYAAIAVWCGTAVVGAFAAHRGVRSWRGRARTDDEPAPD; encoded by the coding sequence ATGACGCTCAGCGACCGCCCCACCACACGTCGGCGACACATTCTCCGGCTGGTGCTGTTCGCAGCCTTCCTGCTGGGGCTGTTCTATCTGGTGGCTGTCACCGGTGCCGTCGACGTCGAGCACGTCCGGCGCACGGTGGCCGCCGCCGGTCCCGCCGCTCCGCTGGTCTACGTCGTGGTATCGGGTCTGCTCGGCGCGGTGTTCGTGCCCGGCCCGATCCTGGCCGCCACCAGCGGGGTGTTGTTCGGCCCGGTGGTCGGCACGTTTGCCACACTCGGTGCGACCGTCACGACCGCGGTCGTCACCAGCCTGCTGGGCAGACGCGCCGGACGCGACAGTGCCCGCGCGCTTCTCGGTGAGGACCGGGCCGCCCGGCTGGACGATCTCATCGCGCGACGAGGCCTGTGGGCGGTCGTCGGGCAGCGCTTCGTTCCCGGCATCTCCGACGCGCTCGCCTCCTATGCCTTCGGCGCGTTCGGAGTTCCGGTGTGGCAGATGGCCGTCGGCGCGTTCATCGGTTCCGTGCCGCGGGCCTTCGTGTACACCGCGCTGGGCGCGTCGATCTCGGACCTGTCCTCGCCGCTGACATATGCGGCGATCGCGGTGTGGTGTGGCACCGCCGTCGTCGGTGCGTTCGCCGCCCACCGGGGGGTGCGGAGTTGGCGCGGACGGGCACGCACCGACGACGAACCGGCACCAGACTGA